The DNA sequence ACGACGCTCTTCCGATCTGAAGATATGCAAGCCATTTGTTTGTTGGACAATGGACAAAGAATTGGGCATAACCCTGACAGAGGCACTAAACAAACAAAAAATGCCTGCATATAACGGACGGTTTGGCGCAAGCGGGGCGGTGGCTCGCCTGAAAGTTTGTGGTAATTTGGAAGTTTCGTTCCCGTCCGAACGGCAGTGGAAGCCCCGCCTGCGCCAAGCCGCTGGGACGTTGCATGCAATGGTGGACAGAGACTGTTCACAAAATCACAAATAATAAAACAATAATTTATTAATACACTTGTATTCAACTCGAAACAAAAGAGTTGAAATGGATGTATCAGCAAAAAAAGCACAAATTGACAGTGCAAGAAAAAATAAAGACGATGAATTTTATACTTACTTTGAAGATATAAGCGCTGAAGTTCCTTTGTATAAAGAACAACTACGAGGTAAGAGAATTTTGTGTCCTTGTGACTGGGATGAAAGTTACAACGAAGAGATAGTTTTTAAAGAAGAAAATCATATTATAAAAACTACACTTTTTAATGAAAATGGAACGGTAAAAAACATTAATATTGAACAAACTAAAAAGAAAATCGAAAAAGATTTGAACTATATTAAATGTAATTTCGTGAAATTTTTGGTATCCCACGCTGAAATTTACGGTATAAAGTCAATTTCAGTAAGCGGATATAATCCAACAACTAACAAAGGTATTCGTTTTCAGGACGTTGATTACAGTCATTATGATTTAGTTATAACCAATCCTCCATTTAGTCAATTTCGTGAATTTATTGATGTAATGTTTAAAAACCAAATGGAATTTTTAATAATAGGACCTTTATCAGCAATTTCGTATATCAATATTTTTCCATTTATAAAAAATAATCAACTATGGCATGGTTATCATAATGTAAAAAATTTTTTAAAACCCAACGGAACAACAATGCAAATGGGTAATGTTTTGTGGTACACAAATTTAGATGTATCGTATAGACATGATAAAATGATTTTGACAGAAGAATATTACCCAAATAAATATCAAAAATTCGATAACTATGATGCAATAAATATAGAAAGAACAAAAGAAATTCCCCACAATTACAATGATTTAATGGGTGTTCCCATAACATTTTTACAAAAATACAATCCTGAACAATTTGAAATTGTAGATGGCATTGGCAGGTATAGTATGCTTACAGGTGTAACAACAGCAACAAAAGGTTATTATTTAACAACAGTTAATGGCAAACGAAAATTTGCTAAAATTATTATCAAAAGGAAATAGTAATACAATGAAAATAAAAGAATTATACGCCGAAGTAAATGACGGTAAAATAATAAGCGATATTGCATTACAGCGAGAA is a window from the Chitinispirillales bacterium genome containing:
- a CDS encoding adenine-specific methyltransferase EcoRI family protein — translated: MDVSAKKAQIDSARKNKDDEFYTYFEDISAEVPLYKEQLRGKRILCPCDWDESYNEEIVFKEENHIIKTTLFNENGTVKNINIEQTKKKIEKDLNYIKCNFVKFLVSHAEIYGIKSISVSGYNPTTNKGIRFQDVDYSHYDLVITNPPFSQFREFIDVMFKNQMEFLIIGPLSAISYINIFPFIKNNQLWHGYHNVKNFLKPNGTTMQMGNVLWYTNLDVSYRHDKMILTEEYYPNKYQKFDNYDAINIERTKEIPHNYNDLMGVPITFLQKYNPEQFEIVDGIGRYSMLTGVTTATKGYYLTTVNGKRKFAKIIIKRK